The following are encoded in a window of Panicum virgatum strain AP13 chromosome 5N, P.virgatum_v5, whole genome shotgun sequence genomic DNA:
- the LOC120676417 gene encoding 3-ketoacyl-CoA synthase 6-like: MANKLLKTWYQLVVNNFLAIVAVAFATAVLRRGWPFSVYGLAGWLQAQRPVHLVTAVILMAAMAKLWRARRPQDVYLVEYGCFRPRPCFRAPFATCREHVHLLPYLLADKESLNFAIRLLERSGLGEETCVPYSYHYMPPDRSLDAAREETELVIFSAIDDVFARSTVTPADIDVLIVDCSIFTPTPVFVDMVVNRYKLRAGVQSLNLSGMGCGAGLVAIGLARNLLQVAAPGTHVLTVSTEILSSQYSVGSERAMLLPNCLFRMGAAATILTNSPERARFKLGRIVRTMTAARDADYRCIFQEEDDRGIRGVRLSKDLTATAGNALKRNIVAFGPLVLPVLEQLLVALSLLKRKLLSRRRGGSKVRLYRPDFRTAFEHFCIDAGGRAVIDEVQRGLGLSDEDVEASRMTLHWFGNTSSSLVLYELAYAEAKGRMRKGDRVWMISFGAGFECSCVALECVKPAGDADGPWADCIHRYPAGAAPRRRNLIDQTTGA, from the coding sequence ATGGCCAACAAGCTTCTCAAGACTTGGTACCAGCTCGTCGTCAACAACTTCCTCGCCATCGTCGCGGTGGCGTTCGCCACCGCCGTGCTCCGGAGAGGATGGCCGTTCAGCGTCTACGGTCTCGCCGGGTGGCTACAGGCGCAGCGGCCTGTACACCTCGTGACGGCGGTGATCCTGATGGCTGCCATGGCGAAGCTCTggcgcgcccgccggccgcaGGATGTGTACCTCGTGGAGTACGGGTGCTTCCGTCCCAGGCCGTGCTTCCGGGCCCCGTTCGCGACGTGCCGGGAGCACGTGCACCTCCTGCCGTACCTGCTGGCCGACAAGGAGAGCCTCAACTTCGCGATCCGGCTGCTCGAGCGCTCGGGGCTCGGCGAGGAGACCTGCGTTCCCTACTCGTACCACTACATGCCCCCGGACCGCAGCCTAGACGCCGCTCGGGAGGAGACGGAGCTGGTCATCTTCTCGGCCATCGACGACGTGTTCGCCAGGAGCACCGTCACGCCCGCGGACATCGACGTGCTCATCGTCGACTGCAGCATCTTCACGCCGACGCCCGTGTTCGTGGACATGGTGGTCAACAGGTACAAGCTCCGCGCCGGCGTTCAGAGCCTGAACCTGTCTGGGATGGGTTGCGGCGCGGGGCTCGTCGCCATCGGCCTCGCCAGGAACCTCCtgcaggtggcggcgccgggCACGCACGTCCTGACCGTGTCCACGGAGATCCTCTCATCGCAGTACTCCGTCGGCAGCGAGCGCGCGATGCTGCTGCCCAACTGCCTCTTCCgcatgggcgccgccgccacgatcCTGACCAACTCCCCCGAGCGCGCGAGGTTCAAGCTCGGCCGCATCGTCCGCACCATGACCGCCGCGCGGGACGCCGACTACCGCTGCATCTTCCAGGAGGAAGACGACAGGGGCATCCGGGGCGTGCGCCTCTCCAAGGAcctcaccgccaccgccggcaaCGCGCTCAAGAGGAACATCGTGGCCTTCGGCCCGCTGGTCCTGCCGGTCTTGGAGCAGCTCCTGGTCGCGCTGTCGCTCCTCAAGCGGAAGCTCCtgagccggcggcgcggcggcagcaagGTGAGGCTGTACCGCCCCGACTTCCGCACGGCGTTCGAGCACTTCTGCATCGACGCCGGCGGGCGCGCGGTGATCGACGAGGTGCAGCGCGGCCTCGGTTTGTCCGACGAGGACGTGGAGGCGTCGCGGATGACGCTGCACTGGTTCGGGAACACGTCGAGCAGCCTGGTGCTGTACGAGCTGGCGTACGCAGAGGCCAAGGGCCGGATGAGGAAGGGCGACCGGGTGTGGATGATCTCCTTCGGCGCGGGGTTCGAGTGCAGCTGCGTGGCCTTGGAGTGCGTCAAGCCGGCGGGCGACGCCGACGGGCCGTGGGCCGACTGCATCCACCGCTACCCGGCCGGTGCAGCTCCCAGACGTCGCAATCTGATCGATCAGACTACTGGAGCATGA